The following proteins come from a genomic window of Salvia hispanica cultivar TCC Black 2014 chromosome 4, UniMelb_Shisp_WGS_1.0, whole genome shotgun sequence:
- the LOC125220060 gene encoding uncharacterized protein LOC125220060, whose protein sequence is MKKSSVENQNSNLPSEEKSSNSSQIETVSQQTKQLSITSDLPQEVNDVKQKDGEAKSPSLPSPHQPKKQPEVKSTLDENVPQSKNSSAATATSQKIELRKNLITEQPKENKDPGSELNVNETKKDILHSPSPTDQKENDYLVINMISTASSSQVISDENTTTITVQASSTVNPGQGHQRFYEPGEYYVIVPKDGNTNGGATASTVPLLRLPGDGEPRTVHKQEANCIQCSALVKEELVTEEFVILNIECKCSNTSLLHLDCKDAWLQRNGDKCSRCDKKFTVKSVTLGFSSPQTNSDNSHAPAPQTNSDNSLAPELEVTTWKRTWFCWHD, encoded by the exons ATGAAGAAATCTTCTGTGGAGAATCAGAATTCCAACCTACCTTCTGAGGAGAAATCTTCGAATAGCTCTCAAATTGAAACAGTTTCTCAACAAACCAAACAGCTTAGTATTACTTCTGATCTTCCTCAA GAAGTAAATGACGTAAAACAAAAGGACGGAGAAGCAAAATCCCCATCACTTCCTTCGCCTCATCAA CCAAAAAAACAGCCTGAGGTCAAATCAACGTTGGACGAAAATGTCCCACAGTCGAAAAATAGCTCTGCCGCCACAGCCACTTCGCAGAAGATTGAGTTACGGAAAAACTTGATTACCGAGCAG ccaaaagaaaataaggatCCTGGATCTGAACTCAATGTGAATGAGACTAAGAAAGATATCCTTCACAGTCCATCACCAACGGACCAAAAG GAAAATGATTATCTGGTGATAAATATGATCTCAACAGCGAGTTCATCACAAGTT ATAAGTGATGAAAATACAACGACAATTACTGTGCAGGCAAGTTCAACAGTT AACCCTGGACAAGGCCATCAGCGTTTTTATGAACCG GGCGAATATTATGTCATCGTGCCCAAAGACGGTAATACCAATG GGGGGGCCACGGCCTCCACGGTCCCACTTTTACGTCTGCCCGGGGATGGTGAACCAAGAACCGTTCACAAACAGGAAGCAAATTGCATACAGTGCAGCGCGTTGGTAAAAGAAGAGTTGGTAACAGAAGAGTTTGTTATATTGAATATCGAGTGTAAATGTTCAAACACCTCTCTACTCCATCTGGATTGCAAGGATGCATGGCTTCAACGCAACGGGGATAAGTGTTCTCGTTGTGATAAAAAGTTCACAGTTAAGAGTGTGACGCTGGGTTTCTCCTCTCCTCAAACGAATAGTGATAATTCTCATGCCCCAGCTCCCCAAACCAATAGTGATAATTCTCTTGCCCCAGAACTAGAAGTTACTACATGGAAAAG GACTTGGTTCTGTTGGCATGACTGA
- the LOC125219991 gene encoding UDP-glucosyltransferase 29-like, protein MEREKQESFKVLMFPWLGHGHIFTYLELAKRLSKTHHFTMHLCSTAVNLDSIKSSISPEDAAAASVELVELHMPSLPHLPPHLHSPRNLPSHLIPTLMKTFQESSSSFSDIMDSLKPDLVLFDVYQPWAPKIASSKGVPCVHFSTPGATVLSYLHHLYTVGSSASFPFPAISQPDEYVLRQVALVAENLKDADDDFLFGNLTRSTDIVLSRSSRHVEKKYADYLSALSKKEIVCTGPLIVADPNRHEDIEIMKWLNGKNLDSTIYISFGSECFLSKKQIAEIAKGLQLCDVNFLWVIRYPAEEAGTGIRLIEEELPAGFLETMKDRGLVVTGWAPQKKILGHPSIGGFVSHCGRSSMTESMYFGVPVIATPMKVDQPFNAQLMAELGVGLVVEKDHENGVYAGEEVANAINKVMVEKNALYEGLRSRARRLSETLREKEEEELNEVAEQLLKICVKNKK, encoded by the coding sequence atggagagagagaaacaagaaAGCTTCAAAGTCCTCATGTTCCCATGGTTAGGTCATGGACACATATTCACATACCTCGAACTCGCCAAACGCCTCTCAAAAACACACCACTTCACCATGCACCTATGCTCGACCGCTGTCAACCTTGATTCAATCAAATCCAGCATCTCGCCCGAAGATGCTGCTGCTGCATCAGTTGAACTAGTAGAGCTGCACATGCCATCTCTTCCTCATCTCCCTCCCCACCTCCACTCCCCCAGGAATCTCCCCTCCCATCTTATCCCAACCCTTATGAAAACCTTTCAAGAATCAAGCTCTAGCTTCTCAGATATCATGGATTCTCTAAAGCCGGATCTTGTCTTATTCGACGTATACCAACCATGGGCGCCCAAGATCGCGTCATCCAAAGGTGTACCCTGTGTACACTTCTCGACCCCTGGAGCAACGGTGTTGTCTTACCTCCACCATTTATATACAGTAGGTAGTAGCGCCTCCTTCCCATTTCCAGCTATAAGTCAGCCGGATGAATATGTGCTCAGGCAGGTAGCTCTTGTCGCAGAAAATTTGAAGGACGCAgatgatgattttttattcGGAAATTTGACAAGATCAACAGACATAGTCTTGTCAAGGAGCTCAAGGCATGTTGAAAAGAAGTATGCAGACTATCTCTCTGCTTTGAGCAAAAAGGAGATAGTATGCACTGGCCCCTTAATCGTTGCTGATCCTAACAGGCACGAGGATATCGAGATCATGAAATGGCTAAATGGGAAGAATCTTGATTCTACCATATACATCTCCTTTGGCAGTGAATGCTTTTTATCCAAGAAGCAGATTGCAGAAATAGCAAAAGGGCTGCAGCTTTGTGATGTTAACTTTCTGTGGGTGATCAGATATCCTGCTGAGGAGGCGGGCACGGGCATCAGATTGATTGAAGAAGAACTGCCTGCAGGGTTTCTCGAAACAATGAAGGACAGAGGGTTGGTTGTGACTGGCTGGGCGCCACAGAAGAAGATTTTAGGCCATCCGAGTATAGGTGGTTTTGTGAGTCATTGTGGAAGGAGTTCAATGACAGAGAGCATGTATTTTGGGGTCCCGGTTATAGCCACGCCCATGAAAGTTGACCAGCCTTTCAATGCTCAATTAATGGCGGAGCTCGGTGTTGGTTTGGTTGTCGAAAAGGATCATGAAAATGGAGTGTATGCGGGAGAGGAGGTCGCCAATGCAATCAATAAGGTGATGGTGGAGAAGAATGCGCTGTATGAAGGTCTGAGGAGCAGAGCTCGGAGATTGAGTGAGACgttgagagagaaggaagaagaagagttgAATGAAGTAGCTGAGCAGCTATTGAAGATTTGTGTCAAGAACAAGAAATAA
- the LOC125221447 gene encoding putative F-box protein At3g21120, with protein MDSNFPNHDVVTEILLHCPFTSLLRFRSVCKSWRDHIDSEPFRKSHIHHHANDDRDDETLLVQFSFRKHGVPELSVFNGKLHNNSLPATQEILDYHLKHGLDTREVDVRCALISGPSSNGLICAYYRATDAPIAVCNPSLGLTAILPLPPKPSSNHLHTLCREVAIWFDEVAQDYAVVQLLSCYGVSFHLHASVYSKATNSWKELSVGGSDVIARGLCVVFPISSRCKDGSFSHWLAFDEEGNEVIVSFDFRNEGFRVLKITGFEILLRRGYKRIFAEGDDSFLVFNSGDQEEAKWLNMSWFRVEENRLQLDRMKRVGTFNGLVITKALALCERGCVVLEAENGCLVLYDYCNEKFLKCFEMESNVSMIFEYRGSFVLP; from the coding sequence ATGGATTCCAATTTCCCTAACCACGACGTTGTAACAGAAATCCTCTTGCATTGTCCATTCACATCCCTCTTGAGATTCCGAAGCGTCTGCAAATCATGGCGCGATCACATCGATTCTGAACCTTTCAGAAAATCGCACATTCACCACCATGCCAACGACGACAGAGACGACGAGACGCTACTCGTGCAGTTCAGTTTCCGAAAACACGGAGTTCCGGAGCTGTCAGTGTTTAACGGCAAGCTGCACAACAACTCCCTGCCAGCTACCCAGGAAATCCTGGACTACCACCTGAAGCATGGCCTCGACACGAGGGAAGTCGACGTCCGTTGTGCTCTGATCTCCGGGCCTTCGTCTAACGGCCTGATCTGCGCCTACTACAGGGCCACCGACGCACCCATTGCAGTATGCAACCCTAGTTTAGGCCTCACCGCTATCTTGCCATTGCCACCAAAGCCTAGCTCAAATCATCTTCACACATTGTGTCGCGAAGTCGCGATTTGGTTCGACGAGGTCGCACAAGATTACGCGGTGGTGCAGCTCTTGTCTTGCTACGGAGTCAGTTTCCACTTGCACGCGTCGGTGTACTCGAAAGCGACGAATTCTTGGAAGGAGCTGAGCGTCGGGGGCAGCGATGTGATTGCTCGTGGTTTGTGCGTTGTCTTCCCTATAAGTTCGCGGTGCAAGGACGGCTCGTTCTCGCACTGGCTGGCGTTTGACGAGGAGGGGAACGAGGTGATCGTGTCGTTCGACTTCAGGAACGAGGGTTTCCGTGTCTTGAAGATAACGGGCTTTGAGATTTTGTTGAGGCGGGGGTATAAGAGGATTTTTGCAGAGGGCGATGACTCTTTTCTCGTGTTCAATTCCGGTGATCAGGAAGAGGCTAAGTGGTTGAACATGTCTTGGTTTAGAGTGGAAGAGAATAGGCTGCAATTGGATCGCATGAAGAGAGTTGGAACATTTAATGGCCTAGTCATAACCAAGGCTTTGGCTTTGTGTGAGAGGGGTTGTGTTGTTTTGGAGGCTGAGAATGGGTGTTTAGTACTTTATGAttattgtaatgaaaaatttcttaaatgtTTCGAGATGGAGAGTAATGTGTCCATGATTTTTGAGTATAGAGGAAGCTTTGTTTTGCCTTAG